A single genomic interval of Dromiciops gliroides isolate mDroGli1 chromosome 1, mDroGli1.pri, whole genome shotgun sequence harbors:
- the SLC52A2 gene encoding solute carrier family 52, riboflavin transporter, member 2 isoform X1 has product MAAPDSRTVFMHILVALFAMGSWIAINGIWVQLPVLVKDLPEGWNLPSYLSVLVAFGNLGPLAVTLWGRLSKGELGPIRAVQALGVVGMALLAPLWSHVAPIAGQPHAVAFLALAFALALSCCTSNVTFLPFMSRLPPAYVRSFFLGQGLSALLPCGLALAQGVGHLECRPASSPSSRVSPLASSPGPPSLGISPSGPMVPIYFKEHFSASTFFWVITSLLAISAAAFQGLLLMLPPVPTTVPTRNEEQGQGATPEEEVSPLREPGEEVGTPEPESEERARDPLKLCSVRGACLLGLLGATNALTNGVLPSVQSYSCLPYGRRAYHLAVVLGSASSPLACFLAMGILYRSLRGLGVLSLLGTLLGTYVMVLAALSPCPPLVGTSAGVVLVVLSWVLCLGTFSYVKVAVSSLLHGGGRSALLAAGIAIQTGSLMGALAMFPPTSIYQVFNRSQDCVDMCSP; this is encoded by the exons ATGGCGGCCCCCGACAGTAGGACGGTGTTCATGCACATCCTAGTGGCCCTCTTTGCCATGGGTTCCTGGATTGCGATCAATGGGATCTGGGTACAGTTGCCGGTGCTGGTGAAGGACCTGCCTGAGG GTTGGAACCTTCCCTCTTACCTGTCTGTGCTGGTAGCCTTTGGAAACCTGGGACCACTGGCTGTAACACTGTGGGGCCGCCTGTCAAAGGGTGAACTGGGCCCAATCCGGGCAGTGCAGGCTCTGGGTGTGGTGGGCATGGCACTGCTGGCTCCTCTGTGGTCCCATGTGGCACCCATAGCCGGGCAGCCCCATGCTGTGGCCTTCCTAGCATTAGCCTTTGCACTTGCCCTGAGCTGTTGCACTTCCAATGtcactttccttcccttcatGTCCCGTCTGCCCCCAGCCTATGTACGATCATTTTTTTTGGGTCAGGGTCTTAGTGCCCTGCTGCCCTGTGGGCTAGCTCTGGCCCAAGGTGTGGGTCACCTAGAGTGCCGACCAGCCTCCTCTCCCAGCTCTAGGGTCTCTCCCTTGGCATCCTCCCCAGGTCCTCCCTCCCTTGGCATATCCCCATCAGGCCCCATGGTGCCCATCTACTTTAAGGAACACTTTTCAGCCAGCACATTCTTCTGGGTGATAACCAGCCTGCTTGCCATCTCAGCAGCAGCCTTTCAGGGACTGCTGCTCATGCTGCCACCAGTGCCCACCACAGTTCCCACTAGGAATGAAGAGCAGGGGCAGGGAGCCACCCCCGAGGAAGAGGTGTCACCACTTCGGGAACCAGGAGAGGAGGTTGGGACACCTGAGCCAGAGTCAGAGGAAAGAGCCCGGGATCCACTGAAGCTGTGTTCAGTCAGAGGGGCCTGCCTGCTGGGGCTGCTGGGGGCCACGAATGCCCTGACCAATGGAGTACTACCCTCCGTGCAGAGCTACTCCTGCTTGCCATATGGGCGCCGTGCCTACCACCTGGCTGTGGTGTTGGGCAGTGCCTCCAGTCCCCTCGCCTGTTTCCTAGCCATGGGCATCCTCTACAG ATCACTGCGTGGTCTGGGTGTCCTTTCATTGCTGGGTACCCTTTTGGGGACCTATGTGATGGTGTTGGCAGCCCTGAGTCCTTGTCCCCCCCTAGTGGGCACTTCTGCAGGTGTAGTGCTTGTG GTGCTCTCCTGGGTCCTGTGCCTGGGCACATTTTCCTATGTGAAGGTGGCAGTGAGTTCACTCCTGCATGGCGGTGGCCGAAGCGCGCTGCTGGCAGCAGGTATTGCCATCCAGACAGGTTCTCTGATGGGGGCTCTTGCCATGTTCCCCCCCACAAGCATCTACCAGGTCTTCAACCGAAGCCAGGACTGTGTGGACATGTGTAGCCCCTGA
- the SLC52A2 gene encoding solute carrier family 52, riboflavin transporter, member 2 isoform X2, which yields MAAPDSRTVFMHILVALFAMGSWIAINGIWVQLPVLVKDLPEGWNLPSYLSVLVAFGNLGPLAVTLWGRLSKGELGPIRAVQALGVVGMALLAPLWSHVAPIAGQPHAVAFLALAFALALSCCTSNVTFLPFMSRLPPAYVRSFFLGQGLSALLPCGLALAQGVGHLECRPASSPSSRVSPLASSPGPPSLGISPSGPMVPIYFKEHFSASTFFWVITSLLAISAAAFQGLLLMLPPVPTTVPTRNEEQGQGATPEEEVSPLREPGEEVGTPEPESEERARDPLKLCSVRGACLLGLLGATNALTNGVLPSVQSYSCLPYGRRAYHLAVVLGSASSPLACFLAMGILYRSLRGLGVLSLLGTLLGTYVMVLAALSPCPPLVGTSAGVVLVVLSWVLCLGTFSYVKVAVSSLLHGGGRSALLAADLYYKRWLSG from the exons ATGGCGGCCCCCGACAGTAGGACGGTGTTCATGCACATCCTAGTGGCCCTCTTTGCCATGGGTTCCTGGATTGCGATCAATGGGATCTGGGTACAGTTGCCGGTGCTGGTGAAGGACCTGCCTGAGG GTTGGAACCTTCCCTCTTACCTGTCTGTGCTGGTAGCCTTTGGAAACCTGGGACCACTGGCTGTAACACTGTGGGGCCGCCTGTCAAAGGGTGAACTGGGCCCAATCCGGGCAGTGCAGGCTCTGGGTGTGGTGGGCATGGCACTGCTGGCTCCTCTGTGGTCCCATGTGGCACCCATAGCCGGGCAGCCCCATGCTGTGGCCTTCCTAGCATTAGCCTTTGCACTTGCCCTGAGCTGTTGCACTTCCAATGtcactttccttcccttcatGTCCCGTCTGCCCCCAGCCTATGTACGATCATTTTTTTTGGGTCAGGGTCTTAGTGCCCTGCTGCCCTGTGGGCTAGCTCTGGCCCAAGGTGTGGGTCACCTAGAGTGCCGACCAGCCTCCTCTCCCAGCTCTAGGGTCTCTCCCTTGGCATCCTCCCCAGGTCCTCCCTCCCTTGGCATATCCCCATCAGGCCCCATGGTGCCCATCTACTTTAAGGAACACTTTTCAGCCAGCACATTCTTCTGGGTGATAACCAGCCTGCTTGCCATCTCAGCAGCAGCCTTTCAGGGACTGCTGCTCATGCTGCCACCAGTGCCCACCACAGTTCCCACTAGGAATGAAGAGCAGGGGCAGGGAGCCACCCCCGAGGAAGAGGTGTCACCACTTCGGGAACCAGGAGAGGAGGTTGGGACACCTGAGCCAGAGTCAGAGGAAAGAGCCCGGGATCCACTGAAGCTGTGTTCAGTCAGAGGGGCCTGCCTGCTGGGGCTGCTGGGGGCCACGAATGCCCTGACCAATGGAGTACTACCCTCCGTGCAGAGCTACTCCTGCTTGCCATATGGGCGCCGTGCCTACCACCTGGCTGTGGTGTTGGGCAGTGCCTCCAGTCCCCTCGCCTGTTTCCTAGCCATGGGCATCCTCTACAG ATCACTGCGTGGTCTGGGTGTCCTTTCATTGCTGGGTACCCTTTTGGGGACCTATGTGATGGTGTTGGCAGCCCTGAGTCCTTGTCCCCCCCTAGTGGGCACTTCTGCAGGTGTAGTGCTTGTG GTGCTCTCCTGGGTCCTGTGCCTGGGCACATTTTCCTATGTGAAGGTGGCAGTGAGTTCACTCCTGCATGGCGGTGGCCGAAGCGCGCTGCTGGCAGCAG